A genomic region of Metopolophium dirhodum isolate CAU chromosome 1, ASM1992520v1, whole genome shotgun sequence contains the following coding sequences:
- the LOC132937231 gene encoding LOW QUALITY PROTEIN: PHD finger protein 7-like (The sequence of the model RefSeq protein was modified relative to this genomic sequence to represent the inferred CDS: inserted 1 base in 1 codon): MAPVSRTSNALKPTARQPTPRPVKVELSLRDKKSCMVCGRKEISEQLYGPLFKLDDVVIHHFCILLSSRSIQNGADNDGIYGFLLKDIRAELSRASKQNCFYCXKKGASILCCRGKCQKVFHLPCGMKNGSMHQYFQSFKSFCQQHRIKPTIDLSELKKSTSTQCAICKNDVVRSSVPTSIWAPCYKGDAWFHRECVQDLALNTGYYFKCPLCNNVEILKCRMLTLGIYIPSNYAFII; this comes from the exons ATGGCGCCGGTTTCTAGAACAA gtaATGCGTTGAAGCCAACAGCTCGTCAACCCACACCCAGACCTGTGAAGGTAGAGCTCAGTTTAAGGGATAAGAAATCATGTATGGTGTGTGGACGTAAGGAGATAAGTGAACAGCTATATGGACCACTATTCAAATTGGATGATGTTgttattcatcatttttgtatt cTATTATCATCAAGGTCCATTCAAAATGGTGCAGACAATGATGGaatatatggatttttattaaaagacatAAGAGCTGAACTGTCTCGAGCATCTAAGCAA AATTGCTTTTATT AAAAAAAAGGCGCTTCCATATTATGCTGTCGAGGAAAATGTCAAAAAGTGTTTCATCTACCTTGTGGCATGAAAAACGGATCAATGCATCAATACTTTCAGTCATTTAA atCGTTTTGCCAACAACATCGTATTAAGCCAACTATAGATTTATCGGAGTTAAAAAAGTCTACTTCTACTCAATGTgctatttgtaaaaatgatgtTGTACGGTCTTCGGTACCAACTTCTATTTGGGCACCGTGTTACAAAGGTGATGCTTGGTTTCACCGAGAATGTGTTCAAGATTTGGCCTTAAATACAGGCTACTATTTTAAATGCCCATTATGCAACAATGTCGAAATATTGAAGTGCAGAATGCTGACTCTTGGCATATATATACCATCAAACTACGcctttataatttaa